The Pseudomonadota bacterium DNA segment GGGAACAGCCGCTCGTTCCCTACAGGAAGTGACGGAGCGAAGAGTGGAGACGCGGCTTCCCAACCCGATCCGGCCCGCCTTCGAGCCCCTCGATGACGAGGAGCTCCAGGTCGTCTCCATCGGGCCGTCGCACCCGACGACGCACGGGACCATCCAGATCATCGCGGCGCTCGACGGCGAGAAGGTCGTGCGCGCCGACGTCCACTGCGGCTACCTGCACCGCGGCTTCGAGAAGGAGTGCGAGGATCACACCTGGCACAACCTCATCCCGTACGTCGACCGGCTCAACTACTGCTCGGCGCTGATCAACAACTTCGCCTACTGTGAGACGGTGGAGGCGCTGTGGGGGATCGAGATCACGCCGCGGTGCCGCTGGCTGCGGACGCTGCTCTCGGAGTACGCCCGCATCGCGGACCACCTGACGTGCGTCGGCGCGATCTTCATGGAGCTCGGCGCCATGACGCCGTTCCTCTACCTCATGACGCTGCGCGACTACATCTACGAGCACCTCGCGAACCTCACCGGCGCACGCGTCACCCACTCCTACGGGCGCATCGGCGGCATGGCGCGCGACCTGCCCGACGGCTGGCTCGGCCGGCTCGAGGAGATCCTGCGCGAGTACGAGACCTTCGTCGGCCGCGCGCACGCCATGATGGATCGCAACCGCATCTTCATCGACAGGACGCGCGACGTCGGCGTCCTCACGACCGCGGAGGCGCTCCACTGGGGCTACACGGGCCCGATCCTCCGCTCCACGGGCGCGCCGCGCGATCTCCGGAAGGACACGCCGTACCTCGCGTACGCGGAGCTCGACTTCGAGGTGCCGGTCGGCATCAAGGGCGACAACTACGACCGCTACTTCGTCCGGATGCGCGAGATGGACGAATCGGTGCGCATGATCCGGCAGTGCGTCGCAGCGCTGCCGGCGGGGCCGCTGGACGTGGACGATCACAGGTTCA contains these protein-coding regions:
- a CDS encoding NADH-quinone oxidoreductase subunit D, whose amino-acid sequence is METRLPNPIRPAFEPLDDEELQVVSIGPSHPTTHGTIQIIAALDGEKVVRADVHCGYLHRGFEKECEDHTWHNLIPYVDRLNYCSALINNFAYCETVEALWGIEITPRCRWLRTLLSEYARIADHLTCVGAIFMELGAMTPFLYLMTLRDYIYEHLANLTGARVTHSYGRIGGMARDLPDGWLGRLEEILREYETFVGRAHAMMDRNRIFIDRTRDVGVLTTAEALHWGYTGPILRSTGAPRDLRKDTPYLAYAELDFEVPVGIKGDNYDRYFVRMREMDESVRMIRQCVAALPAGPLDVDDHRFMLPPKRLVYSEIESLIDHFKLVMEGPKVPAGEVYTAHESANGELGFYAVSCGEGRPYKLHVRSPSFVHMGGMHRLLEGGQFADIVPTFGSMNMIGGECDR